One part of the Alphaproteobacteria bacterium genome encodes these proteins:
- a CDS encoding RidA family protein, with protein MPHEILKLTSVHPTDGYSHVAKVGNTYYLSGQVSRDIRGNLAGRGDIEAQVRQVLTNMRNILQECGGGMGNVAKLTTLLTHPSYRDAYRKVRAEFFQDPPPANTLIIVESLAAPEYLVEIEAVAVID; from the coding sequence ATGCCGCATGAAATTTTGAAACTGACCAGCGTCCATCCGACGGACGGCTATTCGCATGTCGCGAAGGTCGGGAACACCTATTACCTCTCCGGCCAGGTGTCCAGGGACATCCGGGGTAACCTGGCCGGGCGCGGCGATATCGAGGCGCAGGTGCGCCAGGTGCTCACCAATATGCGCAACATCCTGCAGGAATGCGGCGGCGGCATGGGCAATGTGGCCAAGCTCACCACGCTGCTGACCCATCCGAGCTATCGCGACGCCTACCGCAAGGTGCGGGCCGAGTTCTTCCAGGACCCGCCCCCGGCGAATACGCTGATCATCGTGGAAAGCCTGGCCGCGCCGGAATATCTCGTGGAAATCGAAGCCGTCGCGGTGATCGACTGA